One window of Methanofervidicoccus abyssi genomic DNA carries:
- a CDS encoding AAA family ATPase: MKHITIRVAWHDNKWNGKICKNPSENVYCVDNYSLLSSRIQRRRNIEIEEKFKGKSISEVKNNSAYIPPCYWCINILGEEKHTIEDTHPFGDTSNKFSVIPPLNEILKPFSVFTWNFKLSFTTTGVYKYPPDLEDRVKKYIKNIEPTKSVVFLYANYSNPVTGDERKYLVLGAGLVREEIEFPKKYDIPEELYEDINRKMPVFPKIAWQFQVPLDPELTFILPYHEYLQFIERKNGTKREDKEKWLEDITVKVDDPTIIPHFKYVSMHIPHDKTIYLLYKLKKSISKLKEHGVISIEQIESYEKKVDKLLEIAWRERGQYPGFENLIAIKLENEFTNDKIEEITRKLKMFIVKKFGSIDEFLNDNKNIFTLKCEDPEIETAINIIKSQFEVFTFLARFDFSKQQFKNIIDFIGKKGFNNFKANPYSILEEYFYDIKDDDWDIDNNDYGISVYHLDIALIPDTKYANWRALYTAKSLERIRALITLILRNAAQTDGHTYLSRDEIIEKIKDYPLYYIQQDFEIDQLLLSEYESDPRFKEQFKVISIDGQVIYQLKSLEKIERIIEEFIEKVKRVEYDVDQHIVDTLVRKDIEKFKYRLRDDNAREYFKRERTELYQKIFSNKLVVISGKAGSGKTSAIINLIDVFKRQRKTPIFIFTPTGKASLVIRKRLKEVELDNDPDITTSTIHRFIYRELFERTRQLSRERMKEIFKLADLVDKIFDGHYEFINDFNKLARRWQFNPKVVIIDEASMVDEVLLCLLFSLINPSTLQHLIIIGDDKQLPPIGIGRPFIDLIYYLKNQGLESKYCHLSTNLRFPLTDNRCAKIEKLAELFRSDKEPLLEDIHEITKSADDTLEISYFRDANDLKNKLKQIIFEIDGQEQKNDTESLWELFTHIFEPNGKFNYNNLEKIQIITPKRVGKFGSTVVNREIVLEGQSRIPAGTKIICEENQYWEPERNKRILALANGSIGYITKGGYVKFVDIDELFNIFRTRRAIRNIIDRLKKIKLELLNQKEATDIPYTPAYAITVHKSQGSDFDYVVFILSERSSFITRELLYTGFTRAKTKMYVLVHKDLKDELYELFRTAYINSQIELIHTLLFGHKQSPFKPYLVRLKNGDKIAVRSKIEYIIAKTLDSFGIEFVYEPEDFAENHIKPDFKIFLENGEFYWEHLGLLNNDWYKNRWFKKYKIYEDIGITDFLITTSEGEEPKDVESQIRKIIEDLKGDNLRVTDGSYSKHHYVL; encoded by the coding sequence ATGAAACACATAACAATAAGAGTGGCTTGGCACGATAACAAATGGAACGGAAAAATCTGCAAGAATCCTTCTGAGAATGTTTATTGTGTCGATAATTATTCTCTTTTATCTTCCAGAATCCAAAGAAGGAGAAATATTGAGATTGAAGAAAAATTTAAAGGAAAGTCAATATCAGAAGTAAAGAATAATTCAGCTTATATACCACCTTGTTATTGGTGCATAAATATACTTGGAGAAGAAAAACATACCATAGAAGATACCCATCCATTTGGAGATACTTCGAATAAATTTAGTGTTATTCCACCACTTAATGAAATACTGAAACCTTTTTCAGTATTCACATGGAATTTTAAGTTATCGTTTACAACCACTGGAGTCTATAAATATCCTCCAGATTTAGAAGATAGAGTTAAAAAATATATAAAAAACATTGAACCAACAAAGTCCGTAGTTTTTCTCTATGCAAATTATAGCAATCCAGTTACTGGAGATGAGAGAAAATATTTGGTATTAGGAGCAGGATTAGTAAGAGAGGAAATAGAATTTCCTAAGAAGTACGATATTCCAGAAGAATTGTACGAGGACATAAATAGAAAAATGCCAGTTTTTCCTAAAATCGCATGGCAGTTTCAAGTCCCTCTTGATCCTGAACTAACGTTTATATTGCCATATCATGAATATTTACAATTCATAGAGAGAAAAAATGGTACTAAAAGAGAGGATAAGGAAAAATGGTTAGAAGATATAACCGTAAAAGTAGACGACCCAACTATCATACCTCATTTCAAGTACGTTTCAATGCACATACCACATGATAAAACTATTTACCTGTTATACAAACTAAAAAAATCAATAAGTAAACTAAAAGAGCATGGAGTTATCTCTATTGAGCAGATTGAAAGTTATGAGAAAAAGGTAGATAAATTATTAGAAATTGCCTGGAGAGAACGAGGACAGTACCCAGGCTTTGAGAACCTAATTGCAATTAAATTAGAAAATGAGTTTACAAATGATAAAATTGAAGAGATAACTAGAAAATTAAAGATGTTTATAGTTAAAAAGTTTGGATCAATAGATGAGTTTTTAAATGACAATAAAAATATATTTACTCTAAAATGTGAAGATCCAGAGATAGAAACTGCCATTAATATAATAAAATCACAATTTGAAGTTTTTACTTTTTTAGCTCGTTTTGATTTCTCAAAACAACAATTCAAAAATATAATTGATTTCATTGGCAAGAAAGGATTCAATAATTTTAAAGCGAATCCGTACTCTATTTTAGAGGAGTACTTTTACGATATTAAAGATGATGATTGGGATATAGATAACAATGATTACGGTATTTCTGTTTATCACTTAGATATCGCACTTATTCCTGACACGAAATACGCAAATTGGAGGGCTTTGTACACCGCTAAATCGTTGGAAAGGATCCGGGCTCTGATAACCCTGATTCTTAGAAATGCTGCTCAAACCGATGGGCATACCTATCTTTCAAGAGATGAAATTATAGAGAAAATTAAAGATTATCCTTTGTATTACATTCAGCAAGATTTTGAAATTGACCAATTGTTATTAAGTGAATACGAGAGTGATCCAAGGTTTAAAGAACAATTCAAAGTAATCTCCATTGACGGACAAGTGATTTATCAGCTAAAATCTCTGGAAAAAATAGAGAGAATAATTGAAGAATTTATCGAAAAAGTGAAAAGAGTGGAATACGACGTTGATCAACATATTGTGGACACTCTAGTAAGAAAAGATATTGAAAAATTTAAATATAGACTTAGAGATGATAATGCACGTGAATATTTTAAGAGGGAGCGTACCGAACTTTATCAAAAAATATTTAGTAATAAATTGGTTGTTATAAGTGGAAAAGCTGGGAGTGGAAAGACTTCTGCAATCATTAATCTTATTGACGTATTTAAAAGACAAAGAAAAACCCCCATTTTTATTTTTACACCCACAGGTAAAGCAAGTTTGGTTATTCGGAAACGTCTAAAAGAAGTAGAATTAGATAACGATCCAGATATTACAACTTCAACAATTCATAGGTTTATATATAGGGAATTATTTGAAAGAACCAGACAATTGTCACGGGAACGTATGAAAGAGATATTTAAGCTTGCAGATCTTGTAGACAAGATTTTTGATGGACATTATGAATTTATAAATGACTTTAATAAATTGGCGAGACGCTGGCAGTTTAACCCAAAAGTTGTTATAATTGATGAAGCTTCAATGGTAGATGAAGTTCTCCTTTGCCTTTTATTTAGTCTAATAAATCCTTCTACACTCCAGCACTTGATAATAATAGGAGACGACAAACAGCTTCCGCCCATAGGTATAGGTAGACCATTTATTGATCTTATATACTATCTTAAAAATCAGGGACTTGAAAGCAAATATTGTCACCTCAGTACAAACTTACGATTTCCTCTTACTGATAATAGATGTGCCAAAATAGAGAAATTAGCCGAATTATTCAGAAGTGACAAAGAACCTTTGTTAGAAGACATACATGAGATAACAAAATCAGCCGATGATACACTAGAAATAAGTTACTTTAGAGATGCAAATGATTTGAAAAATAAGCTAAAACAAATTATTTTTGAGATAGACGGGCAAGAGCAAAAAAATGATACTGAAAGCTTATGGGAATTGTTTACACATATTTTTGAGCCTAACGGAAAGTTTAATTATAATAATCTCGAAAAAATCCAAATAATAACTCCAAAAAGGGTCGGGAAGTTTGGGAGTACTGTGGTAAATAGAGAAATAGTTCTTGAGGGACAAAGCAGAATTCCAGCAGGTACTAAAATAATTTGTGAGGAAAACCAGTATTGGGAACCTGAGAGAAATAAGAGAATTCTTGCTTTAGCTAATGGTTCAATAGGATATATAACTAAAGGTGGATATGTCAAATTTGTTGATATTGATGAACTCTTTAATATATTCCGTACAAGAAGAGCAATAAGGAATATAATCGATAGATTGAAAAAAATAAAATTAGAATTATTAAATCAAAAAGAGGCTACTGATATTCCATATACGCCTGCATACGCTATTACAGTTCACAAATCCCAAGGAAGCGACTTTGATTATGTGGTGTTTATCCTTTCTGAGAGGTCATCGTTTATAACCCGTGAATTATTATATACTGGCTTCACCAGGGCAAAGACGAAAATGTATGTTTTAGTGCACAAGGATTTAAAAGATGAATTATATGAATTATTCAGAACTGCCTATATTAATTCACAAATTGAACTGATTCATACACTTTTGTTCGGTCATAAACAAAGCCCGTTTAAACCTTACTTAGTCCGATTGAAGAATGGTGACAAGATTGCAGTTAGATCTAAAATAGAATACATAATTGCAAAGACTTTGGATTCATTCGGAATAGAATTTGTTTATGAACCTGAAGACTTTGCAGAAAATCATATAAAACCTGATTTCAAGATTTTCCTAGAAAATGGTGAATTTTATTGGGAACATTTAGGACTACTAAATAACGATTGGTATAAAAATAGATGGTTTAAAAAATATAAAATTTATGAAGATATTGGCATTACAGATTTTCTTATAACTACAAGTGAAGGAGAAGAGCCAAAAGATGTTGAATCACAAATTCGGAAGATAATCGAAGATCTAAAAGGTGATAATCTAAGGGTAACAGATGGAAGTTATTCAAAACATCATTATGTACTTTAA
- a CDS encoding PP2C family protein-serine/threonine phosphatase — MGIINKFLKKIGYKKDGEEKKNKSKTKIKIEEEKNIDIDNAYGISDKGNRTNNEDSILIKKIKDIYILAVADGVGGHNAGEIASKMAVDTLKNIIMEKYNENLSIEEIKELLKDAYITAHSKIKENAIGDRKGMGTTLTTAIVKGDKCIIANCGDSRAYLIRDGEIVFRTKDHSFVQALIDSGQISEEKAMTHPMKNIITSALGLDDFKVDDYLWDLKKGDIILLSSDGLHDYVNKKDILNILRSNKDPKDIVNELLNIALKDTRDNVSIIVYKKQ; from the coding sequence ATGGGAATAATAAACAAATTTCTAAAAAAAATTGGATATAAGAAAGATGGAGAAGAAAAAAAGAACAAATCTAAAACCAAAATAAAAATTGAAGAAGAAAAAAACATCGACATTGATAATGCCTACGGTATATCTGACAAAGGGAATAGAACAAACAACGAAGACAGCATTTTAATTAAAAAAATAAAAGACATCTACATATTAGCAGTTGCAGATGGTGTCGGAGGACATAATGCAGGGGAGATTGCATCAAAGATGGCAGTAGATACTTTAAAAAACATTATCATGGAAAAATACAATGAAAACCTATCAATTGAAGAGATAAAAGAACTTTTAAAAGATGCATACATTACGGCACACAGCAAAATAAAAGAAAACGCTATTGGAGATAGAAAGGGAATGGGAACAACACTAACAACTGCAATAGTTAAAGGAGATAAATGCATTATAGCAAACTGTGGGGATAGTAGGGCCTATTTAATTAGAGATGGGGAAATAGTTTTTAGAACAAAGGATCACTCCTTTGTCCAGGCCTTAATAGATAGTGGTCAAATTTCAGAGGAGAAGGCCATGACCCATCCAATGAAGAATATCATTACCTCGGCATTGGGATTAGATGATTTTAAGGTAGACGACTATCTCTGGGATCTAAAAAAGGGAGATATAATTCTTCTAAGTTCCGATGGACTTCATGACTATGTTAATAAGAAAGATATTTTAAATATATTACGTAGTAATAAAGATCCAAAGGATATTGTAAATGAATTATTAAATATTGCATTAAAAGATACAAGGGACAATGTGAGCATTATCGTATATAAAAAGCAGTAA
- a CDS encoding serine/threonine-protein kinase, whose product MIKEILNEINAIERFLKNHKRYLGEEYVKYQTTLNELRLKVKLKEIENNVRDALKLKSDGEYLKARNLLKKSSNDIDKLEDEMINLKIKTFNSQITNLKNQINNELNLIKNLLLGEDSSINAPYNSSSVNSSNPINQSFSGENELLNKLNELLSKYQNPIKIGEGGFSYVFKAIKNGKTVAIKVPKELTETTGEIFLREIGNWKKLKHINIVQLYYSNIYPYPYIEMEYCEKELNKIKNNLELKEAVLLFFEVLNGLKYAHSKGIIHKDLKPHNILIKNNIPKITDWGLSKEITSKSTTINALTLQYSAPEQISRETIDKRTDIYQMGIILYELTTKKLPFNGNEFDIIYSIKNEMPPKPSELNPLIDEKLEYIILKCIQKDKSKRYQSVEELQKDLSEYLNIQLTTNLTASKTNKDFSRSIFYCADLVLFHLLNNDLGDALNYLYDLKYYADKNCSEEIINSVDNLIKAIEYRIEEGIKEPSDEIKIKAKIVVNKVKMRF is encoded by the coding sequence ATGATAAAGGAAATATTGAACGAAATAAATGCCATTGAGAGATTTTTAAAAAATCATAAGAGGTATTTAGGGGAGGAGTATGTCAAATATCAAACCACATTAAACGAGCTCAGATTAAAAGTTAAACTAAAAGAAATCGAAAATAATGTAAGGGATGCTTTAAAATTGAAATCAGATGGAGAGTATTTAAAAGCAAGGAATCTCTTAAAAAAATCTTCTAACGATATTGATAAATTAGAGGATGAAATGATAAATTTAAAGATAAAAACATTTAACAGTCAAATTACTAACTTAAAAAATCAAATAAATAATGAATTAAACCTCATAAAAAATTTGTTATTAGGTGAAGACTCCTCAATAAATGCGCCATATAATTCCTCATCGGTTAATTCTTCAAATCCTATAAATCAATCATTTAGTGGAGAAAACGAATTGTTGAATAAACTAAATGAATTATTATCAAAATATCAAAATCCTATAAAAATTGGGGAAGGGGGATTTTCCTATGTATTTAAAGCAATTAAAAATGGAAAAACGGTAGCCATAAAAGTCCCAAAAGAATTAACTGAAACTACTGGGGAAATATTCCTTAGGGAAATAGGAAATTGGAAAAAATTAAAACATATCAACATTGTTCAACTTTATTATAGTAATATTTATCCATATCCATACATAGAAATGGAATACTGTGAAAAGGAATTAAATAAAATAAAAAATAATTTAGAGTTAAAAGAAGCCGTTTTACTATTTTTTGAAGTGTTAAATGGACTGAAATATGCGCATAGTAAAGGAATAATTCATAAGGATTTAAAACCACACAACATTTTAATAAAAAACAACATACCAAAAATTACAGATTGGGGACTATCAAAAGAAATTACTTCAAAATCTACAACTATAAACGCTTTAACTCTCCAATACTCAGCACCAGAACAAATAAGCAGAGAAACAATCGATAAAAGGACGGACATTTATCAAATGGGGATAATCCTATACGAATTAACAACAAAAAAACTACCGTTTAATGGTAATGAGTTTGACATAATCTATAGTATTAAAAACGAAATGCCGCCAAAACCATCGGAATTAAATCCTTTAATTGATGAGAAGTTGGAATATATTATCTTAAAATGCATTCAAAAGGACAAATCCAAAAGATACCAATCAGTAGAAGAATTGCAGAAGGATCTATCAGAATATCTAAACATACAACTTACAACTAACCTTACAGCTTCAAAAACTAATAAAGATTTTAGTAGAAGTATATTTTATTGTGCTGATTTAGTTTTATTCCACTTATTAAACAACGATTTAGGGGATGCTTTAAATTATCTCTACGATTTAAAATATTATGCAGATAAGAACTGCTCTGAGGAAATAATAAATTCCGTTGATAATCTAATAAAAGCTATCGAATATCGAATTGAAGAAGGGATAAAAGAACCGTCTGATGAGATAAAAATAAAGGCGAAAATAGTAGTAAATAAGGTTAAGATGAGATTTTAG
- a CDS encoding DUF4013 domain-containing protein, with protein MEIKYIRFGKEGSNIDTGIAYMKGKNMMEYIWESFTYIFKDKNWKKKLVVGGVIGVIPILNISLLGYMADIITLIYEGKNNELPEFNIFSQFIKGLKISIVFFVYSILLFLLFCILFYILLTVILDIFSVTFNDDIFSVIIIVCFAISMLFMHIAFSHYIYTNKISSSFEFATLFRILKKIWVNILIFDIIYCIITGFLAIVIYIMAVLFFLTIILIPVAIWLWGAFYYYSCIVFGYFSGKVYLEGINKKSITMSPKVLPTNTVSNNSKDLDLLNSYLLEAKKLLPAALNDFQNNNLNDAIKKWDKSLEYYKKAEKIAKSMEDEELISSLNNKIKSVVHNILDAKIKLVSDKIEGIGYDKGNIERNKCH; from the coding sequence ATGGAAATAAAATATATTAGATTTGGTAAAGAGGGTTCCAACATAGACACAGGGATAGCATATATGAAGGGAAAAAATATGATGGAATATATTTGGGAATCATTCACGTATATATTTAAAGATAAAAATTGGAAGAAAAAACTTGTTGTGGGTGGGGTAATAGGGGTAATACCCATACTTAATATTTCATTGCTTGGCTATATGGCAGATATAATAACCCTTATTTATGAGGGTAAAAATAATGAGTTGCCTGAATTTAATATATTTAGTCAATTTATCAAAGGATTAAAGATATCCATAGTTTTTTTTGTATATTCTATATTATTATTTTTATTATTTTGTATATTATTTTATATATTGCTTACTGTGATTCTCGATATTTTTTCGGTAACCTTCAACGACGATATTTTTAGTGTTATTATTATTGTGTGCTTCGCAATATCTATGTTATTCATGCATATCGCATTTTCACATTACATATATACCAACAAAATATCTTCATCTTTTGAATTCGCTACGTTATTTAGAATATTAAAAAAAATATGGGTTAATATCCTAATTTTTGATATTATTTACTGTATTATTACAGGCTTTTTAGCTATTGTGATATATATAATGGCAGTCCTATTTTTCTTGACAATTATATTAATTCCTGTGGCTATTTGGTTATGGGGGGCATTCTATTATTATTCCTGCATAGTATTTGGTTATTTCAGTGGGAAAGTATATTTAGAAGGAATTAATAAAAAATCAATAACTATGAGTCCCAAAGTGTTACCGACCAACACGGTATCAAACAATAGCAAAGATTTAGATCTACTTAATTCCTACCTATTAGAGGCTAAGAAACTCTTACCAGCGGCACTAAATGATTTTCAAAACAACAACTTAAATGATGCCATAAAAAAATGGGATAAATCACTGGAATACTATAAAAAAGCAGAGAAAATAGCAAAATCAATGGAAGATGAAGAATTAATTTCATCCCTAAATAATAAAATTAAATCAGTAGTCCATAACATATTAGATGCAAAAATTAAATTAGTATCTGATAAAATTGAGGGGATAGGGTATGATAAAGGAAATATTGAACGAAATAAATGCCATTGA